From the genome of Fusobacterium varium:
GCTCCAGTTTTAGCAGTGATTCCAGCTCAATTATTTGCATACTATACAGCAGTAGCAAAAGGTTTAGATGTGGATAAACCTAGAAACTTAGCAAAATCAGTTACTGTTGAATAATTATATTAAATAGGGGTGATTTTTTTGAATATTGTAGTTGAAAGAGTTGAACAACTAAGAACTTTGATGAGAGAGAGAAATATAGATATATATTTAATTCCATCATCTGACTATCATCAAAGTGAGTATGTGGGAGAATACTTTAAATCAAGAGAGTTTATCTCAGGATTTACAGGATCAGCAGGAACAGTTGTAGTAACAAAGGATAAAGCTGGACTATGGACAGATGGAAGATATTTTATACAAGCTGAAAAGCAACTACAAGGTAGTGGAATAACTCTTTTTAAGATGGGAGAAGAGGGAGTTCCAACATATTCAGAATATATTAATCAAAATTTAAAAGATGGAGAAACTTTAGGTTTTGATGGTAAAGTTATATCTGGGAAAACTATATTTGATCTGAAAAATGAGTTTGAAAATAAAAATATAATGTTAGAAGATAAATATGATTTGGTAGGAGAAATCTGGAAGGATAGACCATCTTTACCAATAACAGAAGTTTTTATATTAGATGAAAAATATGCTGGAGAAAGCTTTGAAAGTAAACTAAATAAATTGAGAGAAAAAATGGAAGTTTTAAAGGCAGATAAACATGTTTTAACTTCTTTAGATGATATAGCTTGGTTATTTAATATAAGAGGAAGAGATATTAAAAATAATCCAGTTACATTGGCATATTCAATTATTTCAAAAGATAAAGTTACTCTTTATATAGATGGTAAAAAAGTAAATAATGAAGTAAGAGAATATTTAGAAAAAAATGGTGTTGAGATAAAAGGGTACTTTGAAGTATATGAAGATGTAAAAGATAGTGAAAATGAGATAGTACTTTTAGATAATAATAAAGTAAATTATTTAATTTGTAATAGTATAAAAGGAAGTATTTTAAATAGAAATAATCCAACAACATTAATGAAAGCTTGTAAAAATCCAGTAGAGTTAGAAAATTTAAGAAATTCTCACTTAAAAGATGGAGTAGCAGTAACTAAATTTATGTATTGGTTAAAAACTAATATTGGAAAACTTGAAATGAGTGAAATAAGTGTAAGTGATAAAATAGAAGAGTACAGAAAAGAACAAAAGCTATATATAGAGCCTAGTTTTAATACTATATCTGCTTATGAAGCAAATGCTGCTATGATGCATTATAGTGCAAATGAAAAATCAAATAGTAAATTGTATCCAAGAAATCTATTGCTTATAGATTCAGGAGCTCAATATTTAGATGGAACAACAGATATAACTAGAACATTTGTTTTGGGAGAGTGTCCAGAAGAGATAAAAGAGCACTTTACTTTAGTTCTAAAAGGTATGATATCACTTTCTAAAGTAAAATTCTTATATGGAGCTAGAGGAACTAACTTAGATATTTTAGCTAGAAGACCTGTATGGGAAAGAGGAATAGATTATAAATGTGGAACTGGACATGGAGTAGGATTCTTATTAAATGTACATGAAGGACCACAAGGAATAAGATTCCAAACTAATCCTCAAATTTTAGAAGAGGGAATGACAGTTACAAATGAGCCTGGTGTATATATAGAAGGTTCTCATGGAATTAGATTGGAAAATGAATTAATAGTTAAAAAAGCTGAGAAAACAGTTTTTGGACAATTTATGGAGTTTGAAACAATGACTTATGCTCCACTTGATTTAGATGGTGTTATTCCAGAAATGTTAGAAAAAGATGAGAGAGAGTTCTTGAACAGTTATCATAAAATGGTATTTGATAAAGTATCTCCATA
Proteins encoded in this window:
- a CDS encoding aminopeptidase P family protein produces the protein MNIVVERVEQLRTLMRERNIDIYLIPSSDYHQSEYVGEYFKSREFISGFTGSAGTVVVTKDKAGLWTDGRYFIQAEKQLQGSGITLFKMGEEGVPTYSEYINQNLKDGETLGFDGKVISGKTIFDLKNEFENKNIMLEDKYDLVGEIWKDRPSLPITEVFILDEKYAGESFESKLNKLREKMEVLKADKHVLTSLDDIAWLFNIRGRDIKNNPVTLAYSIISKDKVTLYIDGKKVNNEVREYLEKNGVEIKGYFEVYEDVKDSENEIVLLDNNKVNYLICNSIKGSILNRNNPTTLMKACKNPVELENLRNSHLKDGVAVTKFMYWLKTNIGKLEMSEISVSDKIEEYRKEQKLYIEPSFNTISAYEANAAMMHYSANEKSNSKLYPRNLLLIDSGAQYLDGTTDITRTFVLGECPEEIKEHFTLVLKGMISLSKVKFLYGARGTNLDILARRPVWERGIDYKCGTGHGVGFLLNVHEGPQGIRFQTNPQILEEGMTVTNEPGVYIEGSHGIRLENELIVKKAEKTVFGQFMEFETMTYAPLDLDGVIPEMLEKDEREFLNSYHKMVFDKVSPYLTAEEKEWLKEYTREI